The following proteins come from a genomic window of Chryseobacterium glaciei:
- the rpe gene encoding ribulose-phosphate 3-epimerase: MKTKLIAPSLLSADFGNLQRDIEMLNNSQADWLHIDVMDGRFVPNISFGFPVMKTVQQHAKKFVDVHLMILEPEKYVEEFINHGADLISVHYEACTHLHRTIHHIQSLGAKAGVVLNPSTPVLMLEDIIADVDLVLLMSVNPGFGGQKFIENTYKKIAETKDLILSNNSTALIEIDGGVNLDNASKLFEAGADVLVAGNAVFSSESPERTIELLKI; encoded by the coding sequence ATGAAAACGAAGCTTATTGCTCCTTCCCTTTTATCTGCAGACTTTGGGAATCTGCAAAGAGACATTGAAATGTTAAACAATTCTCAGGCCGACTGGTTGCATATTGATGTAATGGACGGGAGATTTGTACCCAACATTTCATTCGGTTTTCCTGTGATGAAAACTGTTCAGCAACATGCCAAGAAATTTGTAGATGTACATTTGATGATCTTAGAACCTGAAAAGTATGTTGAAGAATTCATCAATCACGGTGCTGATCTTATTTCGGTTCATTATGAAGCTTGTACGCATCTTCACAGAACGATTCATCATATTCAGAGTTTGGGAGCGAAGGCTGGGGTTGTTTTAAACCCTTCAACTCCGGTTTTAATGTTGGAAGATATTATCGCTGATGTTGATCTTGTTTTATTAATGAGTGTAAATCCAGGATTTGGCGGACAAAAATTCATTGAAAACACTTACAAGAAAATAGCTGAAACCAAAGACTTAATTTTAAGCAATAATTCTACTGCTCTTATTGAAATTGATGGCGGTGTAAATCTAGACAACGCTTCAAAACTGTTCGAAGCCGGAGCAGATGTCTTAGTTGCCGGAAATGCAGTTTTCTCATCAGAAAGCCCAGAAAGAACCATTGAGCTTTTAAAAATTTAA
- a CDS encoding DUF1772 domain-containing protein: MTTILLIVTAVLTALIAGLFYAYSCSVVLGLGKLSDTEYLKAMQSINREILNLVFFVSFMGTAVLLPISTFLYRAQNPVFILLLLATLTYLIGVFGVTIVGNVPLNDQLDKFDIVNSTKEGIKQMRDNFENRWNFLNNIRTVFSVISILLVVCACVWNKVE; this comes from the coding sequence ATGACAACGATACTTTTAATTGTCACAGCTGTCCTCACAGCCTTGATAGCCGGACTTTTCTATGCGTATTCCTGTTCTGTCGTATTGGGATTAGGGAAATTGTCAGACACAGAATATTTAAAAGCAATGCAGTCGATCAACCGCGAGATCCTGAATCTTGTATTTTTTGTGAGTTTTATGGGAACTGCAGTTTTACTTCCGATTTCTACCTTTTTATATCGGGCGCAAAATCCTGTTTTTATTTTGCTTCTTTTGGCTACATTGACTTATTTGATCGGTGTATTCGGAGTGACAATAGTTGGAAATGTTCCGCTTAATGATCAATTAGACAAGTTTGATATTGTAAATTCTACAAAAGAAGGAATTAAGCAAATGCGGGATAATTTCGAAAACAGATGGAATTTTTTAAACAACATCAGAACCGTTTTTTCTGTAATCAGCATACTTTTAGTAGTTTGTGCCTGCGTTTGGAATAAAGTTGAATAA
- a CDS encoding alpha-L-fucosidase, translated as MKSKITGTFLLGLILSTSNLNAQDKTADNKKMEWFQDAKLGIFIHWGIYSVDGISESWSFFNNYINHENYMKQLDGFSASQYKPDEWVKLIKDSGAKYAVITTKHHDGVSLWDSKAEKATTIPKNSLAKKDVLAPFVSELKKSGLKTGLYYSLLDWSHPYYDNNTRTKKRYEIKNDPKRWSNFVNYYQSQLNDLSSQFKPDLLWFDGDWEHSSEEWQAPKTLENLRKYNSNIIINSRLNTHGDYETPEQGIPVINPQSDYWELCYTMNDAWGYQPFDKNYKTPNMIVRTLADVISMGGNLLLDIGPKADGTIPAEQVEILKNLARWTSKYPDAIYGTRHGIPFENYKGKSAMSKNGKKLFLYLEEAKDFTKIYGLTSMPKLARIIGNDNGKVNFKAENTGNLTVNFSNVKFDQDVTVVELDFNDKITFSNNIKRDKPSLNQILEDKNSKSATFEIAEQLHDGNNIFNNSGLTGDGLDMKFPKSSKTNTETINWISKHAEALFETEKGLPNGHYSGNSVLSKDKQTIYLFVEGTPTGSIALKGIKNSIARIRIVGDGSLANYRSYNKLYWSDKPGIVYIDIPKERLDRNMTVIAVLLDKPIELYREKVGAVENNL; from the coding sequence ATGAAAAGTAAAATTACCGGAACATTTTTATTGGGATTAATTTTATCAACCAGCAATCTTAATGCTCAAGATAAAACAGCCGACAACAAAAAAATGGAATGGTTTCAAGACGCCAAGTTGGGAATTTTTATCCATTGGGGAATTTATTCGGTTGACGGAATTTCAGAATCATGGTCTTTTTTCAATAATTATATCAATCATGAAAATTATATGAAACAGCTCGACGGATTTTCTGCTTCACAATATAAACCTGATGAATGGGTAAAATTAATTAAGGATTCCGGAGCAAAATATGCTGTCATCACCACAAAACACCACGACGGAGTTTCTCTGTGGGATTCTAAAGCTGAAAAAGCGACGACTATTCCTAAAAACTCTTTGGCTAAAAAAGATGTATTGGCGCCATTTGTTTCTGAGCTTAAAAAATCAGGGTTAAAAACTGGTCTCTACTACTCTCTTCTCGATTGGAGCCATCCTTATTACGACAATAATACGAGGACAAAAAAACGATATGAAATTAAAAACGATCCCAAACGTTGGTCAAATTTTGTCAATTATTACCAAAGTCAACTGAATGATCTTTCCAGTCAATTTAAGCCAGATTTATTATGGTTTGATGGTGACTGGGAGCACTCATCAGAAGAATGGCAGGCGCCAAAAACATTAGAAAATTTAAGAAAATATAATTCAAATATTATTATTAATTCAAGACTAAATACACACGGAGATTACGAAACACCTGAGCAGGGAATTCCTGTTATTAACCCTCAAAGTGATTATTGGGAATTGTGCTACACGATGAATGATGCGTGGGGTTATCAGCCTTTTGACAAGAATTATAAAACGCCAAATATGATTGTAAGAACATTGGCAGACGTAATCAGTATGGGCGGAAATTTATTGCTTGATATTGGCCCAAAAGCTGATGGAACAATTCCAGCCGAGCAAGTTGAAATTTTGAAAAATCTGGCAAGATGGACTTCAAAATATCCTGATGCCATTTATGGAACCAGACACGGAATCCCTTTTGAGAATTACAAAGGAAAATCTGCCATGTCAAAAAACGGAAAAAAATTATTCCTTTATTTGGAAGAAGCGAAAGATTTTACGAAAATTTATGGTTTAACTTCTATGCCGAAATTAGCAAGAATTATAGGAAATGATAATGGAAAAGTAAATTTTAAAGCTGAAAATACCGGAAATCTGACAGTGAATTTTTCAAATGTGAAATTTGATCAGGATGTAACGGTTGTTGAATTGGATTTTAATGACAAAATAACCTTTTCCAACAATATAAAAAGGGATAAACCTTCGCTCAATCAAATTTTAGAAGATAAAAATTCTAAATCTGCCACCTTCGAAATCGCTGAACAACTTCATGACGGAAATAATATTTTCAACAATTCAGGATTAACAGGTGACGGATTGGATATGAAGTTTCCAAAATCATCAAAAACAAATACTGAAACCATCAATTGGATCAGTAAACATGCAGAAGCTTTATTTGAAACTGAAAAAGGTCTGCCAAACGGGCATTATTCCGGCAACAGTGTTCTTTCAAAGGACAAGCAGACAATTTACCTTTTTGTTGAAGGAACTCCAACCGGGTCAATTGCTTTAAAAGGGATAAAAAATAGTATTGCAAGAATCAGAATTGTTGGGGACGGTTCTTTGGCTAATTATAGATCTTACAACAAATTATATTGGAGTGACAAGCCAGGAATCGTTTATATTGACATTCCAAAAGAGAGACTTGACAGAAATATGACAGTAATTGCCGTTTTACTGGACAAACCCATCGAATTATACAGAGAAAAGGTAGGCGCCGTTGAAAATAATCTTTAA
- a CDS encoding nucleoside-diphosphate kinase, with protein MSNITFTMIKPDAVADGHIGAILGKIAEGGFKIKALKLTQLTVADAKKFYEVHAERPFYGELVDFMSSGPIVAAVLEKDNAVEDFRTLIGATNPAEAAEGTIRKMFARSIGENAVHGSDSNENALIEAQFHFSGREIF; from the coding sequence ATGTCTAACATTACATTCACTATGATTAAGCCTGATGCTGTTGCAGACGGACATATCGGTGCTATATTAGGTAAAATTGCAGAAGGTGGTTTTAAAATCAAAGCTTTGAAATTAACTCAACTTACTGTTGCTGATGCAAAAAAATTCTACGAAGTTCACGCTGAAAGACCTTTCTACGGAGAGTTGGTAGATTTCATGAGTTCTGGGCCAATCGTTGCTGCTGTTCTTGAAAAAGATAATGCTGTTGAAGATTTCAGAACTTTGATCGGAGCTACAAACCCGGCTGAAGCTGCGGAAGGAACGATCAGAAAGATGTTTGCAAGAAGCATTGGAGAGAATGCTGTTCACGGTTCAGATTCTAACGAGAACGCTCTTATCGAAGCTCAATTCCATTTTTCAGGAAGAGAGATTTTCTAA
- the rsgA gene encoding ribosome small subunit-dependent GTPase A, giving the protein MKGKIIKSTGSWYQVLEMETGKIFEARIRGKFKLIKTRLTNPLAVGDFVEFQLEQDDVAWITKIDPRRNYLIRKSVNLSKEAHIIASNIDVACFIFTLKHPETSLGFLDRFLACCEAYNIEPLLLFNKMDVLNEPEIELVKDIEFVYQDIGYNTLEISSYSQLNLNDLQELLKDRTSVFFGHSGCGKSTLVNALQPGLNIKTSEISDTHLKGKHTTTFAQMHFWNFGGNVIDTPGVREFAMIDIEKEEVQHYFPEIFKKRKECKFHNCMHINEPKCAVLDALEMGEIQETRYSTYIKLMDEAEELSQK; this is encoded by the coding sequence ATGAAAGGAAAAATCATTAAATCTACAGGAAGTTGGTATCAGGTTTTAGAAATGGAAACTGGTAAAATTTTCGAGGCCAGAATTCGTGGCAAATTCAAATTAATTAAAACCAGACTTACCAATCCGCTTGCTGTAGGAGATTTTGTGGAATTTCAGTTGGAACAGGATGATGTTGCTTGGATCACAAAAATAGATCCACGCAGAAATTATCTGATCAGAAAATCCGTTAACCTTTCAAAAGAAGCACACATTATTGCATCCAATATCGATGTAGCTTGCTTTATTTTTACCCTGAAACACCCTGAAACATCTCTTGGTTTCCTAGATCGATTTTTGGCATGCTGTGAAGCGTACAATATCGAGCCTTTACTTTTGTTCAATAAAATGGATGTTTTAAATGAACCTGAAATTGAATTGGTAAAAGATATCGAGTTTGTTTATCAGGACATCGGATACAACACCTTGGAAATATCCTCTTATTCTCAATTAAATTTGAACGATTTGCAGGAACTTCTAAAAGACAGAACTTCTGTTTTCTTCGGCCATTCCGGATGTGGAAAATCAACTTTGGTGAATGCTTTGCAGCCAGGTCTGAATATCAAAACTTCAGAAATATCAGACACCCATCTTAAAGGAAAACACACCACCACTTTTGCCCAGATGCATTTCTGGAACTTTGGCGGAAATGTGATTGATACTCCCGGAGTCCGCGAGTTTGCAATGATTGATATTGAAAAAGAAGAAGTACAGCATTATTTTCCTGAGATCTTTAAAAAGAGGAAAGAATGCAAATTTCACAATTGTATGCACATCAATGAGCCAAAATGTGCTGTTCTTGATGCATTGGAAATGGGCGAAATCCAAGAAACCCGATATTCTACTTACATTAAGTTGATGGACGAAGCGGAAGAATTGTCACAAAAATAA